In the Salvia splendens isolate huo1 chromosome 16, SspV2, whole genome shotgun sequence genome, CATCCACCTTAGCAAACAATGGCGGCATGATCTGTAAACACAATCATCTTCGCTCCAATGAGGTACAGGCAAAACTTGTCGAAGGAATATACCAcagccaacatttccttctccgtagTGGTGTAATTTGCCTGAGCTGGATAGTAGATCACTCTAAACACTTTATCCCTCTTCTGCCCCAATGCTGAGCCCACGGCCACATCACTGGCAACGCACATGATCTCGAAAGGTTATGACCAATCTGGAGCTATAAGTACGGGAGCACTCACCAACGCCTTCTTCAGAATGTCAAAGGCTTGCAGACATTCTGTAGAGAAGTTGAACTTGACATCCTTGGCTAGCAGATTGGAAAGGGGGCGGGCTATCTGAGAGAAATCATTAATGAATCGCCAATAAAATCCCGCGTGCCCCAAGAAACACCTCACTGCTTTCTCACTAGACAGTGGTGGCATCTGCTCAATCGCCATGATCTTGGCTCTATCAACTTCGAGTCCTGTGGCAGATATTTTGTGCCCAAGCACAATACCATCCCGTACCATGAAGTGGTACTTCTCCCAATTCAGCGCTAAGTTGGTCTCCTTGCACCTCTGCAATACTCTCGTCAGATTATCCAAGCAATGATCATAGGAAGACCCAAAAACTAaaaagtcatccatgaagacTTCCATGATATCTTCCACCATGTCGTGGAAGATGGACATCATACATCTATGGAACGTGGCAGGGGCGTTGCACAATCCAAAAGACATCCTCCGAAAGGCATAGACACCATACGGGCAAATAAAGGCCGATTTATATTGGTCCTCTGGGGAGATCAAGATTTGATTGTGTCCAGAATAGCCATCGAGGAAGCAGTAGTACTCATATCCCCTAATCTATCGAGCATCTGATCAATAAGCGGAagagggaaatggtccttcctcgtGGCTGCATTGAGAATTCGGTAGTCAATGCAAACTCGCCATCCTGTCACCAACCTTGTGGCTATCATCTTATCATTTCCACCTTGAATCACAATCATTCCACCCTTCTTGGCCACGACTTGGGTGGGACTCACCCAATCATTGTCGGAAATAGCATATATAATCCCGGCTTTCAACCACTTCAATACCTCCTTTTTCACCACATTTTGCATTATCGGGTTGAGCCTCCTTTGATTCTGAGCTTTGGGTTTGGATCCTTCTTCTAATAGAATCCTGTGCATGCAGACAGTAGGGCTGATTCCCTTGAGGTCTGAGATAGAGCACCCTATAGCTCCCTTATGCTTCCTGAGCACTCGCAGCAGTTTATCGAGTTCAGTGGGAGTAAGTAAAGAAGAGACAATTACCGGATACGTCTCATTCTCTCCAAGAAAAGCATACTTGAGGTGTGAAGGCGACGACTTAAGTtcctctttcttctcttctttgtCTTCCTCATCTGCCGGATCTTTGAAAGATAAAAACTTGTTGTTCCTTCTTGGGATCTCCCCACTAGAATTAAGAGCTCCCACAAAAAGAAGTAGATCCTCAGTAAATTCAGACACTTGCAGATTGTCTGAAGCTAGTAAAGACTGCGATAGGCATCGTTCGAGTCTATCTTGATAAGAGATAGCATGGGCTACCTCTCACACAACCGTCAATCACCTCGATCATGTTACACTGTTTGAACCTCCAAGCATCCTCATCATCATATTTTTGCATCGCATCATAGATGGAAAATGTGATACTCTCATCATTCAGTCGGAGAACAAGTTCTCCTTTGTGCACATCAATCAGTGCTCTCCCTGTGGCTAAGAAGGGCATTCCTAAGAGAAGTGGGATGTGCATATCTTCCTCCATATCAAGTACTACAAAGTCGACTGGAAAATAAATTCCCCGACCTTGACAAGTATGTCTTCAACAATCCCCTTCGGATATGACACTGTTCTATCAGCCATCTGCAGTGATATAGTAGTGGGTCTGAGCGCTCCAATCTTCATTTTCTGGAAACACGAATAAGGCATCAGATTGATACTCGCCCCCAGATCACATAGAGCTCTCCCTTCTTGACAATCTCCCACTATGCAAAAGATGGTAAAACTTCCCGGATCCTTCAGTTTAGCTGGCAACTTCTGAATAATGGCGCTGCAGCTTTCAGTCAAATTCACCGTCTCATACTCCATCCATCTCCTCTTGTTGGAAACCACATCCTTCAGAAACTTGGCATAGCTGGGCATCTGCTGTAGTGCCTCCACCAATGGGATGTTTATCTGCACCTTCCTAAATATATCCAAGAACCTCGAGAACTGTGCatttgtcttcttcttctgcacACGTTGAGGATAGGGAATCCTCACGTCAGTGGGAGTGTGAGCTTCAGGTGGTGTAGGTAGAGTTGGAACCACGTTCTCCTTAGGTGGGGAAGTAATATGTACTGTCTCGGTGCCTTCAGGTGCCTTTTCCATGACTCTGTCCTCTGATGGCATTGCAGGTCCCTCATAACATTTTCCACTCCTCAACTGCACAGCTTTGCAATCTTTGGGATTTATGATGGTGTTCGAAGGAAATTTTCCCGATTGAGTAATAGTACTCACAGTCTGGGAAATCTGGTTGATCTGTGTGTCGATGTTCTTCAGATGAGTGGCCATACTTTGCACATCTGTCTCAACCTTCCCCATCCTGTGATTGTTCTGCTCTATGAGCTTGTTGGACTGTAGCATGAAAGACTTGAGTATGTCTTCCGTGGTCATCTTCTTTGGATCATTAACCACTCCATCACTAACTGTGAACCCCGGCGGTGGTTGCAGAGCATTATTGGGGTTCCCATAAGAGAGATTGGGATGCCCCTTGTTCCCCGAACTGATTATATCCTCCACCCTGAAAGTTGGGGCGTTGATTATTGTAGTACCGGGTGTTGCCCCATTGATTCACATAGTTCACGTCCTCCATATTTCCTTGGGGTTCTTGAGACGTTTGCCCCATTGCCATGCAGTCAAATTTCATGGTCAGCGCATCCAACTTGTCGGATAGGGCGCTCATAGGATCATGATCTGAAGTAGAAGCTACCCTATGCACCTTACTTCTTTCGTTGCTCCATCCTTCGTCATTAGATGCAAGCTCCTCTATTACTTCCATGACTTCATTCACTCATTTCTTGAGAAAATTGCCACCTGAGCTCAAGTTCAACTCCCTTTGTGCTTCAGGCACACATCCCTTGAAAAATGTAATGACTTGAACTGTCAGGGTTAACCCATGGTTGGGACACCATTTCATCAAAGATTTAAACCTTCCCCATGCGTCTCTGATATTCTCTGCATGAGTCATCTGAAAGGCAATGATCTTGTGTTGCCTCTTTATCGCTTCACTAGGGGgatagaatttctccaagaaTTTTTCCACCATAGCATCTCATGTTCTAATTGATACTGGCTCTGAACTCTCTAACCAGTCATTTGCTGAATCCTCTAAAGAGAAAGGAAACAGCCTTAGTCGAACATGCTCATCTGTCACTCCATTCAACTTTGTTGTGTTGCAAATCTGAATGAACTTAGTGATATGCTTGTTAGGGTCATCTGTGGATTTGCCCTAAAAGCAATGTTCTCCGCCATCTGGATCAGTCCTCTTTTCAGCTCAAAAGTATTGGTCGCGATGTTGCTATGGATAGTTGGATTTGTCAGGCCTTGGTATACATACTGATTCTGCACAGGCACAGGTGGTCCAAGGTTGACCTGTTGACGCAACTCCTCCAACTGTCGTAGAAGTTCAGCATTAGTGGGAGGAGGGGGTGGTGGACCGTTGTTACCCTCTTCGTACTCCATCAAACAAGGAGAAACGGGATCAAACAAAATATGGTCCTGAACTGGTGATCGGATGGGTGAAAGGTCCCTTTGAACTGAGGATGCTCCTATGCGGTTAGGCGAAGAAGCTTGAATTTTCTGTGTGAGTCTCCTATAAGCGTTCCTCTTCCGGTTTGTTGCTTCGATTTCCGGATCGAAAGGTTCTAGAGGCAAGCCTTTAGAACCTGTGTCCATACACCTGGACAAGAAACACAAATGTGAgaacccaaaaaaaaattaaaattaaaagaaaaagaaaataaagcagtaaaatctgaagtagtaatcttgattattatcacgatatcaaGCTATATAACACAAAATTGTCCCTGGCAAcgacgccaaaaacttgactcaactttattttacccaattaatacccgcaagtgtacggggttattgtagcatttaccaagcaagagtatatcgtatcccacagagacaattaagtgtaaacccaagtaccacgaacaaatttcaactactatccagacaatcaggaaactttgggttttgaaactaacaactactaaaagcatataaattcagagattaaattaaaacacttaaacaagaaagcaattaagcaagttgtgaaagatgatggagaaatatgcagaattccgGGATCCGATGCGCAACTCATAATCtaacccaattgaaatagatttaccatttaaagtctccagaattgttgaatcaatcacgattatagattaaaccccctcccgaggtgagaaatccgcagattaggtgtaataattgaagttcccttctaattcttagacctaactcctaaCAGTTGGATTAGATTAATGatcccactcaaaatctcaactctcccgagttctattgaattaaggagtgaattattcctctttcaagattaaatatttcatctcctgattactctaagaaaccctaacactcccaattggtgatcaagcaactGATAGagaaaagcacaagaataattcaaacaattacaagagcaagataaaccgaaatcaattggattaaaactatgaatcaatgcatcttcaccaagaattctacataataggtgtttagctactcatgctCACGGTAGAAAACCAACAAAAGCTAAGAAAAACAATGAAATTCATGATAcggattacaattggcggaggaattgatgcttgaatcttcaatcttcttccaagagtacTTCCTACAGAGAGAAAGTGTGTTTTTGCGGCTGGTAGCGAGTGTCTCCAGTTGCCCTAGCTCTTTTCTCTTATTTGCCTCTTCTAAAATCGCGTCTGGCTTAGAAAATCGTCAGTTCGACGGACCCGAACGGGTGGAATTATTCAACATGAGATCCATCCGGTCGGgtagaagtctctggactcGCCACGCTATAAAAGTAGTACCCGCCCGGGTGGAATTGTTACAAatgaaaatcacccggccggatATTCTATACTCGGCAGCTTCTGGACTTCTGCAGGCTTCTCGttaacacccggccgggtggtatTTCCACCACATATATTAACCCGACCGGGTGGCACTCTTTTTGCTCCAATTTCACCTATTTTCGCCTAAAACACTCGACAAACACGTGAACTCCGAAACATAGAGTAATTGGCTGGAAATAACCATTTTGAGCACAAAAACTcaacaattatgcacatcaacaTACCAATCACAACACTATAAATACGAGTTTGTCAccactaatttttatttgttttttacgTTGATTTATCGAtcgattttatttattatgatagtacctcaatttatattattaatttataaatttacattgtCTTCATTTCagatactattattaataaaaaaatctacaAGGATGAAATAGCTAATGTCGCATGcttgaatattttcaaaatattactcatgtttcaattttatcattaatgacaagaaactatgcaaatttatatataaagattgaatattatattttatttcataaacaactgcacttttccatatttttgttgtttctcaATGAATTTCCTATATGATATACCTAGTATATTGTTACCACTAACTAGAAATAGAggaatataagaaaaaaaaatttgtgtaCAAATATTGACAAAACTTTAATCAGGTATGAAGTATTAGAACTTATTAGGATATCACATAAGAAGTTGTTGACATAAATGTGACAGAATTCATATGTCAGCGAATTTAGAGATtgccaaaaatgcccttcaagccatttgggcattttcgtccgaaaagtGGCTTAAAACATGATTTATGATTATGTTTAATGTTAGGGTCATCTaacgatatttttttttgttagggaccTGCAGTGTCACAAACCGAAAAGTTATGGACTTttgatgtagttcactctttaaaatagttttaataaaaatttaaaattgtgaattatattcataaatatataaacaattgaatatttttagttaggtgttttaaccctaaaatgagtatgaaataatttaattaaatatattcaaccgatttaattagtttaaataattaattaaattaggtgTTTTATTCTTGATTAATATTgtgaatgcaattagatgtaggtataaaacactaaaaagaaataaaaaaaggagagaaaagaaaaaagaagaaacataaactaaggagaaaaaagaaagaataatggaagataaaatactaaaaaatgaagaaaaaagacagaagaagaaactaaagaaaaaaaagaaataagaaatgaagaaaaatgaaatcaagtttagtactatttaattgaaatttctaaaaatatcctttatagtaaaaaaaaatctcataGTATTTGGTACCTATGGTTATTTTTGTACATGCGAAAGTGAAACATCAGCTAGTAGTATTGTAGTTTACTCTCTATTTAATCTCTCCTTTTCAAATCATACAACAAAAATTCAACACTAAcctttctttcttctcttcaAATCACTGAACAAAACACCCACATATATTTACAGTAAAAATCTATGGCCTGGTTTTGGTTAGATCTCTCTTTCATCATATTCCTCTCCTTCCTCCATCATCTGCTGAGGAAGAACATCTCCCGCCGAGACCGATCGCGCTGCCTCTGATCGGCCATCTCCACCTCCTAGGGAAGAATCTCTCCAGCGATCTCCACCGCCTCGCCGCCAAACACGGCCCGATCATCTTCCTCCGCCTCGGCACCATCCCCGTCGTCGTCGTCTCGTCCGCCGCCGGCTCCGAGCTCGTGCTCAAGACGCACGATCTCGCCTTCGCCGGCTGGACTCACCACCAGGCCGCCCGCTACATCGGATACGACCAGAGGAACATCCTCTTCGCCCCCTACGGTGCGTACTGGCGCAACATGCGCCGATTGTGCACTGTGGAATTGCTCAGCAGCGCCAAAATCAGCGAGTTCCGGCCGTTCAGAAGGGCGGGGATGGGGGAGATGGTTGGATTGATGCGGCGGGATGCAGAAAAGGGGGAAATCGTTGACCTCACCGCTAGGGTTTCGGGTGTTTGGGGGGATATGAACTGTTTGATGGTGTTTGGGCGGAAGTATGTGGATAGGGATTTGGATGAGAAATTGGGGTTTAAAGCTGTGATTGATGAGACGCTGCAGGTGGCTGCGATCCCCAATTTGGGGGATTTTTCCCCTTCTTATGGATTTTTTCCCCAATTTGGGGATTTAAAATCATCGATGATCATCTTCAGAGAAAGCAGGAGAAGACGCGCAATCACGACTTCGTCGACACGATGCTGGCCGTTATGGACTCCGGAGAAGCTGGATTCGAATTCGATCGCCGCCATGTGAAGACTGTTCTGGGGAAAATCGGGTATCTAGGCTAGTTTAcgtttaaaataacgtaaatgtacccgttttgttatctcttccatatatgggaaaaacgccgacCGCATTGGCGTTTCTttaagtaaatacgccaacatagttggcgtgttttaatttcaacatattttagtcgtattttttataaatacagtATCGAGTGTAACACGTCATTGAGTTTGGCGTGTATACTATAAAATGCCTTTTAAGAGGGCGTGTTTATGAAATTAGAAAAGCTTAGTAGAATGGCGTTTTGATAAAAGACGCCAACAAGGTCGGCGTGTTTTGTAGAAGACGCCAATACCAGTGGCGACTTTATACAGATCTGATATATCACCCTCTCCTCCTCCAAATCGCGAAAAACTCAGCCCACACACTCACGATTTTATCCAAGGCAGATTGCTCCATGCGAATTCACCCTCCATCCGGTGCTATTTTTCCccaaatttatatattattttcggttagtatgcttatcttttacattatttgagtaattgttggatagttagctagggtttgtaattggttgcgaattgagttgaaatattgtgtTGAATTATTATTTAGCATATTTGATTGTTTGGATGACATTATTGTTGGTTAATAGTTGAGATATTGGTGTTGAGTTAGGGTATAAATATGGATTAACAACTTTAAATCCGGGCAACTTGTTTTGATTTATATGGGTTTTAAAGTGTATTGCATTATTTGGGTTCAATATtgacaaattattgaaattgtttatgTCGATGTATATTggttagtttgttttgtgtaaTATTGTGTATGCGAATTGTTATTAATTTTGCGTAACTTTGTGTAGAcgaattatggcatcatcttctaGTGCTCGCAGAAGACTATTATGTGGTCCTGACGACCCATCTGTactatattttcagagacaacacgtctctaacaatATATGGGCTGGAGAACCCTCACAAGACGTACACTGCAGAAGGTACGAAGGTatcatttgggatgttcccatacatCCTCGTGTCTTGGCGGTTGTAGACAGGATGGGGTTTGGCGGGATGTTGaggtgtggtaaaccaaaaGATATTGACCACCATCTCATCACCGCTTTGATTGAACGCTGGAGGCCAGAGAcgcacacgtttcactttccaatcggtgaagcgactgtgacattagaagacgtggaggtcttgtGGGGCCTCAACACTGACGGTGAAGCTCtgacgggttacatccccaCTAAGGATGTAAACCATTGGAATGAGATTTGTCTGGATTTTCTTGGCTTTATTCCAGATCAAGTTGATTTGAAAGAAATGAACTAGAAGCAGACAGCCTTATCAGCTCAATTGAGGATTGAGTTGAGTGATGATCACGACGAGTACATATACGAGCAACGTGCTCGTGTGTATTGTCTGTTGTTACTTGGTGGTCTATTGATCCCTAACGCATCTGGTAAtaaaattccatttttctaCATGCAATTTTTCATGTTTGTACCACAATTTATGTGAAGCTGCACTTGCTAAGAGGACCGATGTTGGGAGTGCTCTTACATTGTTACAGttgtgggcttgggagagaatcccaattATTAGGCCGAGAATGCTAAATCTCGTGCTTATAGACTACCTACCATGTGCAATCGCGTAAGTTgttaactaattaatttttaaagcatattttttaataatttccatgttattcgctcataatttattttttgtagatGGACTGGTCCGGCCtcttatgtaaaagcacccgggcATTGCATTGAAACTTTCAGAGATCAGTTCTCTAGAATGCATGCCGACCAAGTAATTTACGTAACCTAAATTGGTGTTTGTATGATGTTTTGGTTGAACTTGTTTTGACTAAATTTGTTTCttatgtagtttatttggaggccgtATGTCCAACGAAACCTGTCGGATGTTTGTGttgccggtcgtcctatatggacgtcGAGCACAACCATTATTTGCTAGAATCTGGTTGAGCCACACGTGCCAGAGCGAGTGTTACAATaatttgggattgtccaacccTATATCGAGCTTGTCAACCGATTCCACGGTCCTGATTTTGCGAAACAGGATCGACGTGGCAAAGCTGGACGGAATTGGGTTGAATGGCACGCCAATCATTTACAGGCTTGGAATAATAGGCACGACATGGTGTACGTGGATTTGGAGTACTCAATGGAGCCTATTGCACTTGATGAGTACATGGAAATATattttcttgtaactaactttgacatgaaatctattttcaatatccgccacaattgcttttaccttatagcaaggatcgttttctatctgatgtcgaacactcaatgctatcatacccgacgaaagattagcgtgcccattatagttacgatcctccatgcaagtatgagcagtgataaacactctaatttgccagtgttcatcatgctttctcagtgttgctcggcactcccacaaacatttcGGTAATGAGGTATCcttcggatttccttgtggccacttacaaactgcatgccatctctttcctttactttcagcaactgtatattgtcggattttttccaaatgccaatgagtcacagttgccttcaattccaacttcgttctaaatttagtatgcaaaccgacattgctaggatctttttcactccaataatgcacactgggatcatcacgctcaaagtttttgggatcaaaactatcatatggacctggtaaggtgcgaaaatagttcataccaggTTGTGGGAATTGTGGAAGTACTCTTCCTCATACTGATCTTCCTCCAACTGTTGTTTCTCCAACTGTtgtttctccaagtggaatggatggtcttgaagcaacaaattgttcatcatccgacggatcaccatctgagtctaTACTAACCGGGTTGGAATCTTCAGAataataaggtgattgtggatcaagaaagtcggctttatcaggacctattatgtcctcaaccacatcacaattgtcactttcccctaaatgcacgcgtccagcttcaaaatcttgtgttgcagcaaaatatggttcttgggctctcgtagacgtaccaacatcaaaatcttgtgttgcggcaaaatatggttcttgggctctcgtagacgtaccaacatcataacttatgacatgatgactatgatgttgagtaattgccgaatactcaacatataattcaattagacctccaataaccatactctcactaaacattagttgcatgcatacttcttctagtagaacacctataaacgtgactccggatccaaagcatatagtacgtttccatattatttgaattttgttttcatatatgcttatccTCATCCTTTCACAAATATTTTCCTCAAGctcatcgtacgaaattgtttcatccaacataatgaatcctttagcaaaaggaggatcatacgaaataactgctcGCGATTTTGGGGGAGATCTGGGGGGAatatggttcaacagaaacacgccaacatagttggtgtgtgaaagagcaggtttgtgcaggtgtcgtttcaagcaaaaggtgtatcctactgatcagtatggaagtccctgctaatcctgaacctggtatcaataattcctcaaccctcttctactgggtagtatagtgaaggtagggttcgaatcccacagagatggtgacgatttggagtgattgtggtgatattctgaaaggtttggttagctaccacgctttgggttgagtggggaacatgatgcttcagaaataaatgtagaaggtacgagtttactataaaaggctaaacggaatatcagaggaaaagaggtagttaggtgactaggcctacagatctgaaaGTAAAGctgaaaagtaaataaaagtaaaggacaaaagcaaaagtagctaaaagtaaaagtggtctcaaatttggatgtggacattgtcttctccaacaagtatgaacacaaatcaaacaactcaaattCCATGAATGAGAAATGCAGAATAACAACTTCACAAGAACAGATCTAATAGttaaaactccaaatcaaaagattaaactaacgaaactgaaattacgcttactgggtgacatgcaaggtggcagaaatcacgtaaactaggctgTCACACTTAACCatctcagatctaaaatctaacagctatctagacttgcaaactcaggcagattaactacagaaatgaaaacatgcgattcaacactggaaattaccgtaacagctagatctaagctatctaggcagaaagaacgaaatcaaacaaaaaccgatgcacaaaaaacaacttcatatcatagaaacgtttggatcacaactaggacttcaaagtaagcaaatactGAAAATGCGAcaaatccaacgtaagaaaacaaagtgcgattaactaagaaagcaaataaagactgtttgccactccgggcgatgaaactgtcaCAAATTCAAAACACGCTGGCTGGAACGAGAt is a window encoding:
- the LOC121770332 gene encoding uncharacterized protein LOC121770332, translated to MEVIEELASNDEGWSNERSKVHRVASTSDHDPMSALSDKLDALTMKFDCMAMGQTVEDIISSGNKGHPNLSYGNPNNALQPPPGFTVSDGVVNDPKKMTTEDILKSFMLQSNKLIEQNNHRMGKVETDVQSMATHLKNIDTQINQISQTVSTITQSGKFPSNTIINPKDCKAVQLRSGKCYEGPAMPSEDRVMEKAPEGTETVHITSPPKENVVPTLPTPPEAHTPTDVRIPYPQRVQKKKTNAQFSRFLDIFRKVQINIPLVEALQQMPSYAKFLKDVVSNKRRWMEYETVNLTESCSAIIQKLPAKLKDPGSFTIFCIVGDCQEGRALCDLGASINLMPYSCFQKMKIGALRPTTISLQMADRTVSYPKGIVEDILVKVGEFIFQSTL